Part of the Paenibacillus sp. JNUCC32 genome is shown below.
CTTTATTTTATTGAAGGGGAATAAAATAATATGGCAAGAAGAGCAGTCGAACGCGAGTTGTCGAGAGAGCGGATACTGGAAGCAGCCAGGCATTTGTTCATAACCAAAGGATACAGGGCCATTTCGATGCGAAGCATCGGGCAGCATTTGGGTTATAGCCACGGCTCCTTGTATTATCACTTTAAGGAAAAGGCGGAGCTATTCTACGCCATTGTCATGAAGGACTTTAATGATCTAAATGATTTGCTGTTGGAGGTCTCGGTAAAGCCTCCCTGTGACGGGGTATCGAAGCTGGAGCAGCTGATGCTGGAATTCGTTCGTTTCGGTCTGGATAATCCTTACCAGTACGAAATCATGTTCATGATTCGGGACGAAGAGCTGCTGTCCTACTGTCGCTCTGAGCAGGGACGCTGTTTTGAAATGTTTGCTATGCTGGTCCGTCAGTATTTGCTGGAGGAGAATTACAGCGAGGAAGAACGGCGAACCGTTCCGCTGACTTTGTTTTTGTCGCTGCATGGATTTATATCGTATTATATTCAGGACAGAATCGGTTTTGATGAGATTAAACCAGCCGCTCTTACCCATATCAAAGTGTTATGCCGGAGTCTGTACAGCAGGGTCTGATGTTTACATGCTGCCAAGACGCGCAGCTTGGCACTTCAATCCGTTACAACGGCCTAGCGTTGAAACGTCAATCACCTAATGAACCATAAAACAGACAGGTCCGCGCTCCCTTGCATGCACCTGTCTGCTTTTTGTGCTTTCATTTCATTCGCTTGACTGTCGGCATCCGTTGCCGGTTTTATCCTTCCATGATCTTCACATGATATTGTCGCTGCCTCGGTCCGTCGAATTCGCAGAAGTAAATCCCCTGCCAACGTCCAAGAAGCAGGTGCCCGTTCTGAATGATCACGGTCTGCGAAGGGCCGCAGGTGATTGATTTAAGGTGGGAGGCCGTGTTGCCCTCCGCATGGCGATACTTGGGATGATTCCATGGATAGACCTCATCCAAAGACATCAGCACGTCCCGTTTCACATCGGGATCGGCGTTTTCGTTGATGGCGATTCCCCCCGTCGTATGCGGACAATAAATCAGGACCGTTCCTTGCTGGACTCCGCTTTGTTTCACGAAAGAGTGGATCTCCCTTGTAATATCCCTCATCTCATCGCGTCCTTGCGTAGCCAATTCACCGGTATACAGCATCTCAATAACCTCCTCAACTTTTTCCATTTCTTTTATTTTACCCGATAAAGTGCAAAAGATGGATTGACGATCGGATTCAGCTTTTGGTAAAGTATGTGTAAAGTAAAACCAAGTATACAAATAGGAAATATAAAGATGGTTTGTGGAGGAGTCGACCGGAATGCCATCCGGAGGCGGGAGGGATACGAGATGACAACATGGATTCGTCATAAAGGTTGGACTTGGGGGTTTCGAAGCACCGTACTGCTTTATTTTCTTGCCTTGATCGTACTGCCGATCTTTGGGGTGTATGTGCAATCATTCTCTGCGGGATGGGGCCATTTTGCGGAAAGCGTAATGGATCCGATCGCCTGGAAGGCCGTGCTGCTTACCATTAAACTGGGCCTAATCTCTACTTTCATCAACGTGCTTATCGGAACGATGATTGCTTGGGTGCTCATACGGTATCGATTTCCGGGAAGGACGCTGCTGAACAGTCTGGTGGATCTGCCTTTTGCGCTGCCGACGGCCGTTGGCGGCTTGATGATTTTGCTGCTGCTTGGGCCGGGGAGCTTGCTTGGAGGCCTGGCGGAGAAGCTCGGCTTTGAAATCGTGTTCCATCAGCCGGCGATCGTGGTCGCCATGCTGTTTGTCACGTTCCCGTTTGTAATCCGGGCGGTTCAGCCGCTGCTGGAAGAGCTGGATCCGCTGGAGGAAGAGGCCGCATATACGATGGGCGCTTCCAGAACGAGAACCTTTTTTAAAGTCATCCTGCCGTCGATGCTGCCGGGAATCATCAGCGGAGGGATGCTGGCCTTCTCTAGGGCATTGGCTGAATTCGGCGCCGTCGTCCTGGTGGCCGGCAACATTCCGGGCAGGACGCTGATCGCATCGGTATTTATTTTTGGCGAGGTGGAGAGCGATAATCCGGCCGGAGCGGCTGCCGTATCGATTCTGCTTCTTACGCTCTCCTTCATGATCCTCTGGGTGATCAATGCCGTGCAGCAGAGGGGGAGACGAGCTTGAAACGATTATGGATCGGACTTACGTATGCCGTATTTATCATCCTGCTGATCATTCCCCTGTCCCGAATTGCGATCGGTGCGTTCGATAAGGGGCTGGACGGGTTTGCGGAGGGGCTGCTCAGGCCGGAAGCCCTGCATGCCCTGATGATGACGGGTCTGATTGTGGTATTCGTTACTTTTTTGAATGCGTTGTTTGGCATCATGATGGCGCTGTATCTGGTGCGGGCAAATTGGCTCAGCCGAAAGCTCAAGGGCATTCTGAACAGCATTGTCGACCTGCCTTACGCTGTTTCGCCGGTCATCGGCGGTTTGATGATTGTGCTGCTGCTGGGACCCGACAGCATCATCGGCGGTTTTTTTGAAGGGATCGGGTTTAAGGTGGTGTATGCGTTCCCCGGCATGGTGATTGCGACGCTCTTCGTCACGTTCCCGCTGATGGTTCGCGAGGTCATGCCCGTCCTGCAGGAGATCGGAAACGATCAGGAGCAGGCGGCCGCGACGCTTGGGGCTTACGGGTGGACCACGTTCGTGAAAGTAACGTGGCCTTCCATCCGGTGGGCCGTCGTATACGGCCTGGTGCTCACGGTAGCCCGTTCATTGGGCGAGTTCGGCGCCGTGCTGGTGGTCTCCGGCAACATCATGAACAAAACCCAGACGGCCACGACGCTTGTGTATCAGGACGTGGAGAATTTCAACGTGGCTGCGGCGAATGGAGTGGCGCTGGTACTGGCCGCCTTCTCCGTAGGTCTCTTGCTGCTGATGGAATGGGCCAAAAAAAGAAAGGATGTGCATTGATATGCATGTGGAAGTTCGCGATCTGAACAAGCATTTCGGTACGTTTCACGCCGTCAAGAATGTCAGCTTCGAGATTGAAAAGGGACATCTGATCGGGCTTCTGGGGCCCAGCGGAGGCGGTAAAACCTCCATCCTGCGCATGCTGGCCGGGCTTGAGAATCCGGATTCCGGACAAATCTCCTTTCATGGCCAAGTGGTCAATGACCTGCCGCCGCAGGAGCGCGGCATCGGCTTTGTGTTCCAGAACTATGCCTTGTTTAAGCATATGACCGTGTTTGACAACATCGCTTTCGGCTTGAAGGTGAAGAAGGCCGCCAAGGCCAAAATCAAAGACCGGGTGATGGAGCTGGTTGAACTGACGGGCTTGAAAGGCTTCGAGAGCCGTTATCCGCACCAGTTATCGGGCGGACAGCGCCAGCGCGTAGCCTTTGCCAGAGCGCTTGCGCCCGAGCCGCAGCTGCTCTTATTGGATGAACCGTTCGCCGCCATCGATGCGAAGATCCGCCAAGAGCTGCGCTCCTGGCTTCGCGAGCTGATCGAGCGGGTCGGCATCACGTCGATTTTTGTTACGCATGACCAGGATGAGGCGATTGAAGTCGCGGACGAAATCATGATCATTAATCAGGGGCGCGTCGAGCAGAAGGGAACGCCGTGGGATATTTACAAGGAGCCGAAGACGCCGTTTGTCGCTTCCTTCATAGGCGAGTCCACCGTGATTTCAAGCGCTGCCGAACTGAAGGGATTTGAGGCAGCGGCTAACAAGAATGCGACGCGCGCATTAATTCGCCCGGAATATATCGAGATTGGAAGCGAGCATGATTTCAGCGTGCTGTCCGCCACGGAGACGGGGATCGTCCGCCATCTGCATTTCCGCGGCAGCGAGTGGCTCGTGGAGGTGGAGGTCAAGGGACATAAACTGATCACCTACCGGTCGCTGGAGAAGGAAACGCTGCAGCCGGGCCAAGAGGTCCGCGTCCTCGTTCACCGGGCATACCTCTTTAACGACGAGCACAGCTGGATCGAGGAAAATCGCCTGAAGGTCGATCCGATGCCGATTATGATCTGATGATTCTAAATAACGAAGGGAAGTGGATTCATGCGGATCTTGAATATGAAACGAACCTCATTCCTGCAAGTGGGCATGGCGCTTCTCTTCAGTTTGCTTATCGCAGGATGTGCCGATGATCAGTCCGTCAATGAAGATGCGATGTCGCAGCCGGGCGAGCGAACGATCGTGCTGGGCGCGTACAGCGTAGCCAGGGATGCCTTGTCCGAGATTATCCCCGCTTTTCAAGCCGAGTGGAAGGCACAGACGGGAGAAACCATTCGTTTTCAGGAATCCTACGAGGCCTCCGGAACACAGGCGCGCGCCATTACGGGCGGGTTTGAGGCTGACGTCACGCTGCTTGCCATGGAAGGGGATGTCGATAAACTCGTCAGGGCAGGGCTCGTCGACAAGGCGTGGAAATCCCAGCCTTATAACGGCATGGTGACACGCTCGATTGTCGTTCTCGGTACCCGCGCAGGTAACCCGAAAGGGATACGGGATTTTGACGATCTGACCCGATCGGACGTCAAGGTGCTGTATCCGAATCCGAAGACCTCGGGCGGGGCGCAGTGGGACATCAACGCGATTTACGGCGCCGGCCTGAAACAATCGGAAGAGAATGGAAAGCGTGATCCTGCCGAAGCGAAAGCCTTCCTTGAAGCGGTTCACCGCAATGTGGAGTCGCTCGATAAAAGCGGGCGGGCTTCGATGGCGGCTTTTGAATATGGGGTCGGGGATGTGATCGTTACGTATGAGAACGAGCTGCTAGCCCGGATTGCCCAAGGCGTCCAGTATGACATTGTTGTACCGCAGCATACGATGCTGATCGAGAATCCAGCCGCAGTCGTGGAGCGGTTTGCGAAGAAACACGGCACTGAGGATGTATCGGCGGCTTTTGTGGAGTACTTGCGTACGCCGGAGGCGCAGAACATCTTCGTGAAGCATGGCTTCCGTCCCGTCGAGGAATCGGTGCATGAACAGACGAAGGAGCGGTTTGCCAACCCGCCGGGGCTGTTCGACATCGAGTATCTGGGCGGATGGGACCAGGTGCGCGAGACGCTGTATTCGAAGCGAGGGGTTTGGTATCAGGTGCTGGCAGGGCTGTGATGCTCGGTGGTATATGGAGCGATTGATAGGTTCATGAGGGGTCGTCGCGTGCTGAGTTGCGTATCATCCATGGCCCGTCGGCGACAAAAAAAGATAAAGCGAGCCGTTCAGGATATCCTGAACGGCTCGCTTATTTGTACGTACAGAACGAACATTAGCATTCGTCTGAATGACGCCTCCTATTTTTGCAAATATGCCACGTATACGGATTATTCCGTACCATCTTGCTCTATACGGTTGCTTTGCGCGCTTCCCATTCTTCTCGCAGAATGCCCATGCGAATGGAGTCGTAATAGACGCCGTCGTAATACCGGCACTTTCGCATACGGCCTTCGAGCTGCATGCCCACCTTTTCCGCACAGCGCATCATTCGCGGATTGCCGGACCAGGTCGTAATGCCGACACGGGCGATGGTGAGGTTTTGGAACAGGCAATCCACCCACAACGACAGTGCTTCCGTACCGTACCCGCCGCTCCAACGGCCCGGGTCATAAATCAGGATGCCGGCTTCCAGCCAGCGCGAGGCCTCATGCTCCCAATAGAACGTGACGATGCCAATCGTTGTGCCCTCGGCTTCGATGAGCAGATCGCTCGGAAATTGATCGGTTTCGAAGTCGGCATTCCACTGCGTTTCAAAAATTTCGTAGGAAATCTGCTTGAGCGGGAAATAAGGGGCGTCGTATTTTTTCCATTCCGGGTTCTTCGTGCCATAGATCAGATTATATAGAACAGGGGTATCCTCAGGTTTCCTGGATCGCAGCGTCACTTTGCTGCCTTCAAGACGGATTTTTTGCATATGTAGAAAATTCCTTTCGCTCTGCATGTCTTTT
Proteins encoded:
- a CDS encoding TetR/AcrR family transcriptional regulator, with the protein product MARRAVERELSRERILEAARHLFITKGYRAISMRSIGQHLGYSHGSLYYHFKEKAELFYAIVMKDFNDLNDLLLEVSVKPPCDGVSKLEQLMLEFVRFGLDNPYQYEIMFMIRDEELLSYCRSEQGRCFEMFAMLVRQYLLEENYSEEERRTVPLTLFLSLHGFISYYIQDRIGFDEIKPAALTHIKVLCRSLYSRV
- a CDS encoding secondary thiamine-phosphate synthase enzyme YjbQ is translated as MLYTGELATQGRDEMRDITREIHSFVKQSGVQQGTVLIYCPHTTGGIAINENADPDVKRDVLMSLDEVYPWNHPKYRHAEGNTASHLKSITCGPSQTVIIQNGHLLLGRWQGIYFCEFDGPRQRQYHVKIMEG
- the cysT gene encoding sulfate ABC transporter permease subunit CysT, whose amino-acid sequence is MTTWIRHKGWTWGFRSTVLLYFLALIVLPIFGVYVQSFSAGWGHFAESVMDPIAWKAVLLTIKLGLISTFINVLIGTMIAWVLIRYRFPGRTLLNSLVDLPFALPTAVGGLMILLLLGPGSLLGGLAEKLGFEIVFHQPAIVVAMLFVTFPFVIRAVQPLLEELDPLEEEAAYTMGASRTRTFFKVILPSMLPGIISGGMLAFSRALAEFGAVVLVAGNIPGRTLIASVFIFGEVESDNPAGAAAVSILLLTLSFMILWVINAVQQRGRRA
- a CDS encoding sulfate ABC transporter permease subunit, with amino-acid sequence MKRLWIGLTYAVFIILLIIPLSRIAIGAFDKGLDGFAEGLLRPEALHALMMTGLIVVFVTFLNALFGIMMALYLVRANWLSRKLKGILNSIVDLPYAVSPVIGGLMIVLLLGPDSIIGGFFEGIGFKVVYAFPGMVIATLFVTFPLMVREVMPVLQEIGNDQEQAAATLGAYGWTTFVKVTWPSIRWAVVYGLVLTVARSLGEFGAVLVVSGNIMNKTQTATTLVYQDVENFNVAAANGVALVLAAFSVGLLLLMEWAKKRKDVH
- a CDS encoding sulfate/molybdate ABC transporter ATP-binding protein produces the protein MHVEVRDLNKHFGTFHAVKNVSFEIEKGHLIGLLGPSGGGKTSILRMLAGLENPDSGQISFHGQVVNDLPPQERGIGFVFQNYALFKHMTVFDNIAFGLKVKKAAKAKIKDRVMELVELTGLKGFESRYPHQLSGGQRQRVAFARALAPEPQLLLLDEPFAAIDAKIRQELRSWLRELIERVGITSIFVTHDQDEAIEVADEIMIINQGRVEQKGTPWDIYKEPKTPFVASFIGESTVISSAAELKGFEAAANKNATRALIRPEYIEIGSEHDFSVLSATETGIVRHLHFRGSEWLVEVEVKGHKLITYRSLEKETLQPGQEVRVLVHRAYLFNDEHSWIEENRLKVDPMPIMI
- a CDS encoding sulfate ABC transporter substrate-binding protein — translated: MRILNMKRTSFLQVGMALLFSLLIAGCADDQSVNEDAMSQPGERTIVLGAYSVARDALSEIIPAFQAEWKAQTGETIRFQESYEASGTQARAITGGFEADVTLLAMEGDVDKLVRAGLVDKAWKSQPYNGMVTRSIVVLGTRAGNPKGIRDFDDLTRSDVKVLYPNPKTSGGAQWDINAIYGAGLKQSEENGKRDPAEAKAFLEAVHRNVESLDKSGRASMAAFEYGVGDVIVTYENELLARIAQGVQYDIVVPQHTMLIENPAAVVERFAKKHGTEDVSAAFVEYLRTPEAQNIFVKHGFRPVEESVHEQTKERFANPPGLFDIEYLGGWDQVRETLYSKRGVWYQVLAGL
- a CDS encoding GNAT family N-acetyltransferase yields the protein MQKIRLEGSKVTLRSRKPEDTPVLYNLIYGTKNPEWKKYDAPYFPLKQISYEIFETQWNADFETDQFPSDLLIEAEGTTIGIVTFYWEHEASRWLEAGILIYDPGRWSGGYGTEALSLWVDCLFQNLTIARVGITTWSGNPRMMRCAEKVGMQLEGRMRKCRYYDGVYYDSIRMGILREEWEARKATV